The DNA sequence GAATAAATGCACTTGCTTTCCATGGGTTCACTAACACAATTAATGTAACATGTCAATGTAGCTAGTTCACCACTAGGGGGCGTAAGCAGTCATCTCAGTAAGCGTAACATTAGAGTTCAAGCTTTAACCCCAGCAAGTTGTCAAACATTACATCTACGGATAACAATGTGTGATATCGGCACCTGAAATGAATCAAATGCTACTTTAATTCAGCCGGTGACTCGCTGGCAGTGAACCAATCCTAGATCATTCCTAATACAGCTCCAAAATACACCGGGCCGTAACACTAAGACTGGTTTGGTCAGGCTAAAGTTCATTTGCATGCTGGCAGAGCAAACATGGATTATAGCTAATAATGCAAAACACAGAACAGGATCTTAAATGGCCGTCCTTGATAGTCTAAAGTGCCTTCCTCGCCTCACTTATCTGAAGACAGATCAGATACAAGCAAAATGGATGTCTACAGGGAATTCACTTTCACCTGTTCAGTACTCACCACAATAATACAATTAGCAAAAAGGAGATAAGGAGTGGACATTTAAGACTATTGAGACGCAGCCCTTACCTGGGGTTTGCATCACTCCCAGCAGCCCTTACCTGGGGTTTGCATCCCTCCCAGCAGCCCTTACCTGGGGTTTGCATCCCTCCCAGCAGCCCTTACCTGGGGTTTGCATCCCTCCCAGCAGTCCTTACCTGGGGTTTGCATCCCTCCCAGCAGCCCTTACCTGGGGTTTGCATCCCTCCCAGCAGCCCTTACCTGGGGTTTGCATCCCTCCCAGCAGCCCTTACCTGGGGTTTGCATCTCTCCCAGCAGCCCTTACCTGGGGTTTGCATCTCTCCCAGCAGCCCTTACCTGGGGTTTGCATCCCTCCCAGCAGCCCTTACCTGGGGTTTGCATCTCTCCCAGCAGCCCTTACCTGGGGTTTGCATCTCTCCCAGCAGCCCTTACCTGGGGTTTGCATCCCTCCCAGCAGCCCTTACCTGGGGTTTGCATCCCTCCCAGCAGCCCTTACCTGGGGTTTGCATCCCTCCCAGCAGCCCTTACCTGGGGTTTGCATCCCTCCCAGCAGCCCTTACCTGGGGTTTGCATCCCTCCCAGCGTCCTTCAGGTTCTCATAGCCAAACTGGTTTAGGATGGAGACCACCAGCATAGGAGCCAGAGACTGGGCTGGTTTAGTGAACAGAGCATTGGTCCCAAACaccatggaggagaggggggagctgtagaggacagagggaaaggaCACAACAAGGCTTTAAAACTTGATCCACTTACTTTGACGTCATAAGGATATAACAATGACAATAATAATCATGGATTGGAATGATTGGATTTATATTTTCCATCAAGGGCTCAAAGCGCTTTTAGCTCTACCCTTGCTAGTGTTTATCTCCGTCACTGTGTTTACATTCCTGTCTGTGTACTGTACGTGACTTACAGAGATGCACATTGATTGTAACCTTTTGTAAGAACATACAGCCTCTGTTACTTTGGTAATGTTAGGTAGGTGCCCTTCCAAGGGAGGCTGTTAGGTACTGTAGCACTGCCAATGAAGCTCAGTGTTAGCCTACAGAACACACCTGAGAGAGTAGTGTTCTATTTCTGTCTATCTGTAATGGATGGCTGGGCAGGTGGAGGTCACTGTGTGCTGATGAGGCACTATTATAACTGTGCTGTCACACAGCAGACCTGGGTTTACCTGCGCTTGTGTCTCTGAAGGTCTGAGTCGATAATGTCAGCCAGAGGCAGATTAAACAGACTGAAGGCTGCCTGGACAAGGACCCTTAATGGCGACAAAGagaatatatataatttattttaCAATTAAATAGTGTTTGTATGATAAAGCAAACGGTTGTAAAATAGCACTGTTGTATATCCAACTCATGGAGCAAATCATGTTACTGAATTACATAACTGACATTGATATATGTGGAAATGTACTGTCATTAATGCCAGTGGCTACAATAACATATAAATAGATGATATAATAACATTACAATGACAATACCATAAAATAACTTCTTACATGTTAGCGGTCAGGAAGAATGCCAGGATGTAGTAGTGATGTGGCCCCAGCACCAGCATGACGGCAGCCATGCCAGCCTCCACGTAGAAGGTGAGCAGGATGATCTTGTAGTAGCCTAGGCTGTGGAGCAGGCTCTGACTGCTCAGCACAACCAACTGAGAGAGACGCACCACAGAGAGATGACAATAACATACAGTAAGTAACACTTGGAATAAATCAATGAGGCAATGCTATAAAATAGGTGGTCTAGTGTGTGGTCAGCACTTGGCAACGCACTCAATGCAATACATTGGTGATGCTGAGTGAGGTTAGTGACTCCCTCCACTCAGTATAAAGTGTTTTGAGCTGTGGTATGTTACCTGAGGACAGATGAAGCCAGCTCCATACATGAAGCTCTTGGCCAGTGACGGAAGCACGTTGGGGGGTATCAGATGCTCGGCGAAGATCATAGTGAAGTTATTACAGAATGCCACCATGAAGACCTGGAAAAAGTGCAAAGGATAGGAAATATAAATGTAATGGTCAGCTGTGGTACACACTCACATGTCCCCATTAACAGAACAAACCACATTCTGTGCCCCCATTCAGTGGCTGTATCCAAGTCTTTTTCTCTGACCTGAAAGAAGTTCATGAGCACAAAGAGCTGGAAGTCCCTATTGGTCAGGATCTGCAAGGTCATAGAGATCACCAAGGAGAAGGAAAGAGTTGATTGGCCAGAACCTTGGTAGTTTGACCTCGGTGCTGACCCTTTGGTGTCAAAGCGGCTCTCGCTGTGTAGGCCTGTGTAGATCATGCAGCCACAAGCCAGAACGGCCACCAGGACAGTGAAGCCCTGGAAGGATGGGAAGTCATCCATGTTCTGGGAGAGGAGGCCGCAGAATAGAACACTGGAGGAACCTATAAGTGATGCcacctggggagaggagggggaagaggagacaaACGTGAGAACACTTTACTGACTTCAGACAACAAAATAAATACCATATACAggctaaaatgaaacatgtaaaaAAACACTACACAAAACACCTCCCTTTCCTACCTGGTTGTATTTGATGAGTCTCAGCCTGCTCTTGTGGTGGCCTGATATCTCTGCAAAGAGGGCGCACTGCGCCAGCAACACAAACGTCAGCATCCCGTCGAACGCACACAATGCCACCATCAGGTGGACGCCGCTCATCCAGTCGCCAGGGGCGTACTCTCGCCATGGAAACCAGGCGAGCAGAAAGGCGATTGCGTAGAAGGGAGCACCATACAGGATGGAGAGACGACGTTGAGAGCAGCACGGTATGCGGGAGTTATCCTGCAGGTAGCCGAACAGAGGGTCGTTCACTGCGTTCCACACCATGTACACCACCTGTCAGGATGAAGGGATGACATAATTATTGTCTTGTTAGCATAGAAATGTGTATCTCAAAgttgcaaatattgcacaattgCCCAAATTACACATGTCAAAGGACTGTACATGCTGTCATGTGTTGTTCGTTCCACTTAATGAAGTGTGAGAAAGCTGCATGACCAATAATACCATTGTACATACATTCCTCACTACCATTGAGCATTGACATATCAAGCCAGTTATTCCCATTTTGAATTGACATACTATTACTGGGCAGTGCACAATGTTGGCCTATTATTACACAAGTGCACAATAGTCTTATGGCCCGAAGGCTACAGTTGCTGTTTAACAAATAATAATGtggttcggttactggcccaacactctaaccactgggctacctgcctctcaTAACGTTTACAGTATCTGTTACTGTAGTACAGTACTCACTTGTGACTGATGGAAAGCTCCTTCTGATATCTTGTACTTGTTGAGGAACAGCTTGACATAGTAGAAGCTGAATATGCTGTTCATCATGCCTGCTCCCAGGGTGGTCATGGAGTAAGCCACGGCGGCGGGGTGAGCCCCCAGACTCGCCAGGTGACCTAGGATGTTCAGGCCGCCGAAGGTGCGAACACCTGCGGCTGGTTTCTCCACGGTCATGCCTGGTGGTGGTTTCATTTCCCCAGGCTACTCACTTTGATCTAATTACCACAGACTTGAAAAGTGAGTCGAATGTCACTTGAGTGAAAGGTGAGTTTATAGAAACGGAGTTCACAGCTATTCATATTCCATGGCAAAAGTGCTGCAGTCGAGCGCAGAATTTCTACTATTTCAGCTTGGTCAGCAAACAGACTTTGCAAATACTAATTAAGATAACCTCACTGATGAATACACAATCACAACTATGTGttaatataaaataataacatTATGCTCCTCTCCTCGCTTGCAGCTATCAAATCCGTTTCTGTAAATGCGGAAATAGGCGGGGCAATAATCCATGTGACCGAACCATAACAAACAAACATTGGACAAAAAGGTGCTCTGGTCCCACCTACTTTCTAATTATTGGTCAATGAACTGTCATTAAAAAAGTAGTGTTGCTTTTTACTTAGGGGCTGAGTTCGTTCTCCGGCTGCGCAGATTGCCACGTTGCTGCAGAAAGACACCGGACTACGACACCGGACTACGACACCAGAGGATATTGTCTGGTCACTCCAGGCTGTTTATCACACCGGTGTTTTAGGATTCTGCCGGGTGGAGCGTGCACTCTATTGGAATACAATTGTCAGTGGAAATGCTGACCGATATGATAGTGGAGGAAGAGTTTGAGCTCAAGGATGAGGAGCCATGGTATGGCAAACAAGACCTTGAGCACGGTAAGAGACTTGTGTTGCGGGCGTTGAAGGGAGGGATAGCTTGGTTGCGTCCTAAACAGCCGCAGCTGAGACGGAACAATCTCCAGCCTCCTATTGCAATACGACTCCACTATTCTATAGTCATCTGAGGTTACAGATTGGAAAATAATTACAAGGTTATTTTAAACTGTCCTAGACAAAATCAGTGAATAGCCTCACGGTTATTGCACGTAGGCCTATTACATTTTCAGTGGCAGACATGCAATTGCCAACATTGCAACCGCAAGTCTCAAATGATACCATTTTCATAGACCCACATCCATTCCATTTTAAAaacataaacttttttttttaagtctcaACAAAATGAGTGATTTGTATCGAACACATTATCTTATTGTAAATGGTAACACTCTTGTGACACTCACACAGTCAGTAATAGTGGGGTCTATATTGAGAATTACTGAGAGCCTTCTTTGTTGCCAGGATATCCTGAGGCTGTCACTTcccatgttttgtgtgtgtgtaggctacagtTTTTGCGGTTTGTTTGGGCACTATTTGCATGTATATGTGTACTGCATGATTATTGTGCACCTACCTGTATGTTGTTGATCATGACACTCATTACATTACGTGGCTggctgcaacctggtctcagagcattttgtattattctgtatgtaaatccaatACACTCCGTTTCGTATATTATgttttaatttgtggatgtccatcacccattttgtatgatatgttctGAATTATAATTTGTAATGTTATGAATTTACAAAGTGTACAATGTTATGACTTTAcaatatatgttacgaattctagctaggtggctaggatgctaacgttagctaggttagGGGGTTAGTTTAAATTAAGGGTTGGCTaaaggggttaagggttagctaacatgcaaagtagcttaaagtagtaagtagttgaaaaagTTGCTAAAATACTAAACTTATCCGCAATGAGATTCGAACTCGCAAccttttgggttgctagacgttctcGTTATACAAAACAAAAGGTTAAATTGATACACCTTTTATTTTGTTAGGGTTCCCACACAgccatatttccatgttacagTGCTTGTTTACAGAAAACAGGTGGACTACCTGTGCAAATTAGCTATCCGCGTCTCCGAACACGTGTGTAAATGCAAGTCAGACGCCACAaacgtgttgtcactgaaaaatactgtcggcTGCAACTGTGTTAAAACCGCTTAAATCTGTGTGCAGTAAGTGTGTATTTTGCATTTGGAAAtaatgtgatatgaaagtagtgatttatgtttctagaaccatACTGCAATTGAGAATCGATTTAGATGGAGCTTTTGGCTGTTTTGGCTTCCAGAGCCAATTCAcct is a window from the Oncorhynchus kisutch isolate 150728-3 unplaced genomic scaffold, Okis_V2 Okis06b-Okis10b_hom, whole genome shotgun sequence genome containing:
- the mfsd13al gene encoding transmembrane protein 180-like; this encodes MKPPPGMTVEKPAAGVRTFGGLNILGHLASLGAHPAAVAYSMTTLGAGMMNSIFSFYYVKLFLNKYKISEGAFHQSQVVYMVWNAVNDPLFGYLQDNSRIPCCSQRRLSILYGAPFYAIAFLLAWFPWREYAPGDWMSGVHLMVALCAFDGMLTFVLLAQCALFAEISGHHKSRLRLIKYNQVASLIGSSSVLFCGLLSQNMDDFPSFQGFTVLVAVLACGCMIYTGLHSESRFDTKGSAPRSNYQGSGQSTLSFSLVISMTLQILTNRDFQLFVLMNFFQVFMVAFCNNFTMIFAEHLIPPNVLPSLAKSFMYGAGFICPQLVVLSSQSLLHSLGYYKIILLTFYVEAGMAAVMLVLGPHHYYILAFFLTANMVLVQAAFSLFNLPLADIIDSDLQRHKRSSPLSSMVFGTNALFTKPAQSLAPMLVVSILNQFGYENLKDAGRDANPSDLEALHTTMFYLVCVVPMCIAALQVFAWKPFSIRNSHTVDTMYIDG